The DNA window CATGGCAATCAAGAACCGAAAGCCGGTGCCGGGCGGGATCGTTCACGCCGACCACGGGGTTCAGTTCACCTCTTGGGCGTTTACGAACAAGATCCGCTCCGCCGGGCTGATGCCGTCGTTCGGCACCATCGGTGACGGGTATGAGGTGAGTCGGCGGCGGGAATCGCACCCACCGCCGCTCTCAGAACCGTGCTTAACAGTCTCCCGTTACACGGCTCCCGCTGTTGAACCAGTAGGCAATGCGCCGTGCTTCCAGTGCGCGAACATGCCCGGATAAACCGAAGCTATCTCGGCGAGTTGCCTCCGGGCTTTCCCGGATGCACGGCGAAACCGTTTGTACTTCCTCCTCGCCCATTTCACGAGGAACGGATTGATCCTTTGCTCGAGGAATCGGATCAACTCGGACTTGTAGAAGCGCCCGTAGTAGTTGATCCAGCCCGCCACGACGGGGTTGATCATCGCGGCGATCTCCTTGAAGCTCAGCGCGGTCCAGCGACCCAACTGCCAGTTCCGGATGGTCCTGGCCATGGACTTCCTCGCCTGCTTGCTCACCGAGGGCAGGAAGCCGGATTTCAGCCTCCCGTCCCGCAAGCGAGATGCCCGGCACCGGAACGTGAACCCGAGGAAGGTGAACTCCGTGACCGGGAAATCCAGGTCACGACCCTCCTGCTTGCAATACACGATCCGGGTCTTGTCCGGGTGCAGATTCAGACCGAATTGCCGCAGCCTGCGCCCGATCGCGTCGCGGACGAATTCCGCTTGCTTCTCACTGGCGCAATGGATTACGGCGTCGTCGCAGTACCGCTCGAACCTGATCGACGGGAACTCTCGATCCAACCAGACATCGAAAGCGTAGTGCATGAACAGATTCGACAACAACGGCGAAATCGCGGACCCCTGCGGAGTCCCCTTGTCCCGCCCAAAGAGCGTCCCATCGGTCTGCTGCATAGGCGCGATGAGCCACCGCTTCACATACAGCACAACCCACGGCAACTCGGTGTGTTTCTCGACAGCGGCGACGATGGGACCATGCGGAACGTTATCGAAGAAGCCCTGGATATCGAGATCGATGACCCACGGCTGTCGCCAACACCGTTGCTTGCACGTTTCCACCGCCTCCCACGCCGACCGGCCCGGACGATAACCATACGAATCCGGGTGGAACACCTTCTCCACCTCAGGATTCAACACCATGGCCACCGCAGTCTGAGCTATCCGATCGGCGACAGTCGGGACCCCGAGGGTCCGGACCCCGCCACCATGTTTCGGGATCTCCACCGCCCGAACGGGCGGCGGAAAATAGCTTCCCGACGACAGCCGATTCCAAAGCTTGAACAGGTTGTTCTTCTCGTCCTGTTCGAACTCCGCCAGCGACTGCCCATCAACACCGGCCGCTCCCTTGTTGGCCTTGACTCTCTGATATGCGTTCCACACCAAAGTTTTCGGGATATCGAACGGCTTGCCTACCGATCTCGTCTCGGTCATCAGATTCCTCCCATTACTGGTTGATCAGCGATCGAAACCCAACAACACGCCCCCTTCGCTCCGCCCCCATTACAGGAGCTTCACCGCTACTACGGGGCGTTCCGCCCTCCTGACACGCAACCAGGTTCTGCACCCGTCTCGCGCCCACCTCAACCAGCGGACACCGTTTCACGTCGAGGAGTTCTCCTGTTCCGTTGTGGAGCCCGGACCGAGCTCGCGCCACCTTCATGCCGGACACCACCAGACCAATCAGCAGGCACTCGTCTGACTCATCCCGGGACAGCATTGAGGCCCCGGTTTCGATGTCACTTACATCTAACGACACGTCATCAGTGGTTCACTCACGTTCGCCTTCTCAGCCCATACCTGCCGCATCTTGTGCCGCTTTTCCCACGACGCTCACCACCACGACTCATTCACCGCAGCAGCTCGGGGCGGTTTGGTACCTGCACCTGCATGCCGATACCGAAGGACCTTCCTTCATCTCCACAACAGCACGGCGACAACAAGATTCGTGCTTCTACATCACGACCTTCCTCTCACCTTCAGGACACACCAACGCGATGATGGAATCGTTCTGGTCGAGCATGCAGATCGAGCTGTTGAACCGGAAGAGATGGCGGACCCGCCTCGATCTGGCGAACGCGATCTTCGACTACATCGAGATCTTCTACAACCGTCAACGCCGTCACTCCCAGCTCGATTATGTGTCGCCGATCGAGCACGAACTACGCTACGAACATCTATCCGTCACCGCCTGAGATTCACACTCCGACGGGTAACCAAGTCCTGGGGCAGGTCAGCGAGTCAATCAGATCCGGGGCAGTCCCGATCCACTCCGCTTGGCCGACAGGTTCAGATCGGTGCAAGGATCGGTGGCCGTGCGGGAAGACGAGAAGTTATTCGATCGGGTGCGTGGGGCGATGTTGGGTGGGGCGGTTGGTGATGCGCTCGGGTGGCCGATCGAGTTTTTGCAGTTGGCGCAGATCAGGGAGCGGCATGGGGTGGCCGGCGTCACCGATTTCCTGCCTGGCCTGATGCCCGATGCGCCGCAGCAGATTACCGATGACACGCAGATGACGTTGTTCACCGCCGAAGGCTTGCTGCGTTGTCCGCCCGGCGCGGATCCGGCTCCAGTGCTGCGGCGCGCGTATCTGCGCTGGCTGACCACTCAGGAGGAAGCCAAGCCCGCGCCCGAACCCGACGGCTGGTTGGCGGGGCGGCAGTTCCTTTATGCGATGCGGTCGCCGGGCCATGCGTGCACGAGTGGGTTGCGGCTCCAAGCGAAGGAATATCGGGCGCCGCATCTGCCCGGCGAGCCGGGGCCGGTGAATCCGAATTCGAAGGGATGCGGGACCGTGATGCGGTCAGCACCATTCGGTCTCGCCGCGCTCGGTCCACACAAGGCGTTCGACGCCGCGATGCGATGCGCCCAACTCACCCACGGCCATCCGACCGGCTATCTTGCCGCGGGAGCGTTCGCGGCCCTGATCGACAGCGTGCTGGGTGGGGTCGAACTGCCGATCGCCGTGCGCGACATCATCATCCGACTCACCTCGATGCCAGCAGACAGCTCCGAGACGGTGTCCGCCCTGACCGGTGCGCTGGCGTTCGCACATCTCGGCCCGCCGACGCCGGAGCGGGTCGAGCAAGTCGGGCAGGGCTGGGTCGCCGAGGAGTGTCTCGCCATCGCCGTCTACTGCGCGCTATACGCGTTCCGGACCGGCGACGTGCGTGGCGCGCTGCTGCTGTCGGTGAACCATTCTGGCGACTCCGATTCCACCGGCGCGGTGGCCGGCAACCTTATCGGTGCGGCCCACGGATTGTCCGCCCTGCCGCACGAGTGGGTATCTGCGGTCGAGGGCCGCGACGAATTGGTCCAGATCGCCGACGATCTCGTCCTGAACTTCTTCTACCGAGACCGTTCCCGCCTCGGGACTCGCTATCCGCCCGATACTTCGGTGAACTGAACTGAGCACCAAGCGGCTTCGAGGTTTCGGCGCCGTCGTCATATCGCGTGTACATCTCGTACACGCGCTCGACCTCGCGAGCGCCTTCGATAGGCAACTATCCGGAATTTCCGGATAGTTGCCTCGATCACACATTCGCCATCCGCGTAGATCGTCTTCCCCTTGGCTATCATCGGACGCAATGCATGTCGACTTGATGCTTGATTCTTTGGATGGACTGTCCGTGGGGGACGCTTTGGGGCAGCAGTTCCCGATCATGCGCCGATCCATCGCAGATCTTCGGGCAGGTAATCTTCCTGCCGGACCGTGGGGGTGGACCGACGACACCGAGATGGCCTGCTCTGTGGTTACCGAGCTGTGCAGTCGCGGCGGGATCGACCAGGATCGGCTTGCTACCGCTTTTGCGCGACGCTTCGACCCGGGCCGTGACTACGGCTTCGCCACGGTCGGCACCTTGCGTCGAGTCCGCGATGGCGTGCATTGGCGCAAGGCGGCCGGGGCCGCGTTCGGTGACGAGGGTTCCTGTGGCAACGGTGCGGCCATGCGGGTTGCCCCGTTGGGTGCCTTCTATGCCGGCGATCCGGAAAAGGTTGTCGCCGAAGCGGTCCGGTCGGCGCAGGTGACACATCTGCATCCCGAAGGGGTCACCGGTGCCGTCGCGGTTGCACTCGCCGCAGCCCAAGCCGCGCATGCCCGCCTGAACGGAACACGGCCCACGCCAACCGAATTCATTACCAACGTCCTGGACCGCCTCGACCACAGTGACACGACCCGGCTGATCCGCCGCGCCCGCACCCTGCTCGGAGCCCCCGCCGCCGAGGCCGCGAACGAACTCGGCAACGGATCTCTGGTCACCGCGCAGAATACGGTGCCGTTCACGATGTGGGTCGCGGCCACATATCTGGACAACTACCCGGCCGCAGTCACCACATGTATTGCGGCAGACGGAGATATCGACACCACCAGCGCCATCGTCGGCGGGATCGTCGCCGCCTACACCGGCAACCGCACGGGTCCGATCGTTGGGATACCCCAGACGTGGCTTGCCGCACGAGAGGCGTTGCCCCGCTGGTGCAACGCCATCGATCGAACACGCGGGCGCAAGAATTCTGTATTCGGCCGCGCTCGACGTTGGCTGTCCGGCGCATCGTCGAGATGACCACGATTGACCGGCCGGCATGCGCGGCCCGGAAACCCTTCAGCCAACGCTCTTCTGTGGCTGATCTCCATCGTCCTCGGCAGTTTTTCGCAAACGCTCGGCCAGTTCGCGCAAGTTGCTGGTTGCCCGGGAATCACGACACCAGGT is part of the Nocardia sp. NBC_00565 genome and encodes:
- the ltrA gene encoding group II intron reverse transcriptase/maturase; this translates as MTETRSVGKPFDIPKTLVWNAYQRVKANKGAAGVDGQSLAEFEQDEKNNLFKLWNRLSSGSYFPPPVRAVEIPKHGGGVRTLGVPTVADRIAQTAVAMVLNPEVEKVFHPDSYGYRPGRSAWEAVETCKQRCWRQPWVIDLDIQGFFDNVPHGPIVAAVEKHTELPWVVLYVKRWLIAPMQQTDGTLFGRDKGTPQGSAISPLLSNLFMHYAFDVWLDREFPSIRFERYCDDAVIHCASEKQAEFVRDAIGRRLRQFGLNLHPDKTRIVYCKQEGRDLDFPVTEFTFLGFTFRCRASRLRDGRLKSGFLPSVSKQARKSMARTIRNWQLGRWTALSFKEIAAMINPVVAGWINYYGRFYKSELIRFLEQRINPFLVKWARRKYKRFRRASGKARRQLAEIASVYPGMFAHWKHGALPTGSTAGAV
- a CDS encoding ADP-ribosylglycohydrolase family protein, which translates into the protein MAVREDEKLFDRVRGAMLGGAVGDALGWPIEFLQLAQIRERHGVAGVTDFLPGLMPDAPQQITDDTQMTLFTAEGLLRCPPGADPAPVLRRAYLRWLTTQEEAKPAPEPDGWLAGRQFLYAMRSPGHACTSGLRLQAKEYRAPHLPGEPGPVNPNSKGCGTVMRSAPFGLAALGPHKAFDAAMRCAQLTHGHPTGYLAAGAFAALIDSVLGGVELPIAVRDIIIRLTSMPADSSETVSALTGALAFAHLGPPTPERVEQVGQGWVAEECLAIAVYCALYAFRTGDVRGALLLSVNHSGDSDSTGAVAGNLIGAAHGLSALPHEWVSAVEGRDELVQIADDLVLNFFYRDRSRLGTRYPPDTSVN
- a CDS encoding ADP-ribosylglycohydrolase family protein — its product is MGDALGQQFPIMRRSIADLRAGNLPAGPWGWTDDTEMACSVVTELCSRGGIDQDRLATAFARRFDPGRDYGFATVGTLRRVRDGVHWRKAAGAAFGDEGSCGNGAAMRVAPLGAFYAGDPEKVVAEAVRSAQVTHLHPEGVTGAVAVALAAAQAAHARLNGTRPTPTEFITNVLDRLDHSDTTRLIRRARTLLGAPAAEAANELGNGSLVTAQNTVPFTMWVAATYLDNYPAAVTTCIAADGDIDTTSAIVGGIVAAYTGNRTGPIVGIPQTWLAAREALPRWCNAIDRTRGRKNSVFGRARRWLSGASSR